Proteins co-encoded in one Catenulispora sp. MAP5-51 genomic window:
- a CDS encoding integrase catalytic region codes for MAVRLLYRIFVAVLGWLVLLARSSAAKDAELLVLRQEVAVPRRTNPTPRIDWHDRALLSALARVLPKALRLHRLVTPGTLLRWHRRLIANKWREPKPPGRPPIPDDMVALIVRLATENPSWGTVRIQDGPRRLGHRVGASTIRRILRSRRIPPPDRRDNTWRTFLRAQAETILAVDFLHVDTVMLKGLYAAVVIEVGSRRAYLLGTITQTGRSTAMRPFWRGTGSDHRLLPRRR; via the coding sequence GTGGCTGTTCGTCTGCTGTATCGGATCTTCGTGGCCGTGCTCGGTTGGCTGGTGTTGTTGGCCCGGTCCTCGGCAGCCAAGGACGCGGAGTTACTTGTTCTCCGGCAGGAGGTCGCGGTGCCGCGCCGGACCAACCCGACGCCGCGGATCGACTGGCACGACCGGGCACTGCTGTCCGCGCTGGCCAGGGTCCTGCCGAAGGCGCTGCGGTTGCACCGGTTGGTGACCCCCGGCACGTTACTGCGGTGGCATCGTCGGCTGATCGCGAACAAGTGGCGCGAGCCCAAGCCTCCCGGTCGTCCACCGATCCCGGACGATATGGTGGCGTTGATTGTCCGGCTCGCGACTGAGAACCCGAGCTGGGGCACGGTGCGGATCCAAGACGGGCCGCGCCGACTCGGCCATCGTGTCGGGGCCTCCACGATCCGCCGGATCCTTCGCTCGCGGAGGATCCCGCCGCCGGACCGGCGTGACAACACGTGGCGGACGTTCCTGCGCGCCCAAGCCGAGACGATCCTGGCGGTCGACTTTCTGCACGTCGACACCGTGATGTTGAAAGGGCTGTATGCGGCGGTCGTCATTGAGGTCGGCAGCCGCCGGGCCTATCTGCTGGGTACAATCACACAAACGGGCAGGTCAACGGCCATGCGTCCATTCTGGCGCGGTACAGGCTCAGATCATCGCCTCCTTCCCCGCCGCCGCTGA
- a CDS encoding tyrosine-type recombinase/integrase: MSVPPVEGFPGRSVLVRRGGYASPAAAEEALRRTRDGADPEAGVTVGEWLRLWIAGRARLATSTRVSYIEHINVYINPVLGQIPLTELTIKQLVDFYATLARRRTRRGGGVLSAGTILHIHATLRAGLNAALRRGLILWNPAREAEPPRWRRPRAVVWTDDLIAHWKATGERPPVAVWTATQTADFLTAIGEDRLYAAFHLIALRGLRGGEAAGLRWCDLDLQRGLCFITHQVQRRDREILQGPPKSARSVRAVALDRTTVKALKVHRHRQEEECHACGTVPSGFVFTRIDGQPLAPEYLYRRFVKLVAKHGLPPIRLHDLRHGAASLALQAGVDLKVVSDQLGHSSIVLTADTYVSVLPALAMQAAEKTARLVAEAGQYAPGSNHVTRRKVGPPDPTGKGGRRRRSSTRRPLTSMLSTPAKAPDRRNIISAAAGKEAMI; this comes from the coding sequence GTGAGCGTTCCGCCGGTGGAGGGCTTTCCGGGTCGGTCAGTTCTGGTTCGTCGCGGCGGCTATGCCTCCCCGGCGGCTGCCGAGGAGGCGCTGCGGCGGACTCGCGATGGTGCCGATCCGGAGGCCGGTGTGACCGTTGGGGAATGGCTGCGGCTGTGGATTGCCGGACGCGCTCGTTTAGCAACCTCCACACGGGTGTCGTACATCGAGCACATCAACGTTTACATCAACCCGGTTCTCGGCCAGATACCGCTGACCGAGCTCACGATCAAGCAGCTGGTCGACTTCTATGCCACGCTTGCACGACGGCGAACTCGGCGCGGTGGCGGCGTTCTGTCCGCCGGCACGATCCTCCACATCCATGCCACGCTTCGGGCCGGGTTGAATGCGGCACTACGGCGCGGGCTGATCTTGTGGAACCCGGCGCGGGAAGCCGAGCCACCTCGCTGGCGCCGGCCCCGGGCAGTGGTGTGGACGGACGATCTGATCGCGCACTGGAAGGCGACCGGCGAACGTCCGCCAGTGGCGGTGTGGACAGCCACACAGACCGCAGACTTCTTGACCGCGATCGGGGAGGACCGGCTGTATGCGGCGTTCCATCTGATCGCGCTACGCGGACTGCGGGGGGGCGAAGCCGCAGGTCTGCGCTGGTGCGATCTGGACTTGCAGCGTGGGCTGTGTTTCATCACCCACCAGGTGCAGCGCCGCGACCGCGAGATCCTGCAGGGCCCACCGAAATCCGCGAGAAGTGTGCGGGCAGTGGCGTTGGATCGGACCACGGTCAAGGCGTTGAAGGTGCATCGCCACAGACAGGAAGAAGAATGCCACGCCTGCGGCACCGTTCCGTCCGGGTTCGTGTTCACCCGTATCGATGGCCAGCCGCTGGCACCGGAATACCTGTACCGGCGCTTCGTAAAACTGGTGGCCAAACATGGCCTGCCGCCGATCCGGCTGCATGACCTGCGGCACGGCGCAGCCTCACTGGCGCTACAGGCCGGCGTAGACCTGAAGGTGGTCTCCGACCAACTCGGGCACTCCTCCATCGTGCTGACCGCAGACACCTATGTCAGCGTGCTGCCGGCGCTGGCGATGCAAGCTGCGGAAAAGACCGCGCGGCTCGTGGCCGAGGCTGGGCAATACGCTCCGGGATCGAATCACGTAACGCGGCGCAAGGTTGGCCCGCCGGACCCGACCGGGAAGGGCGGGCGCAGGCGGCGCAGCTCGACCCGTCGACCACTGACGTCGATGCTGTCGACGCCGGCTAAGGCACCGGACCGGCGCAACATCATTTCAGCGGCGGCGGGGAAGGAGGCGATGATCTGA